In Streptomyces chartreusis, the following proteins share a genomic window:
- a CDS encoding sensor histidine kinase, protein MRATMRKAGRATVHLLVAAAMAFGMYLFITVLLITAVGTLAVIGCWLLPETVILLRRIAGAKRGLTAARTGREIPEAYRTIDGPLTERLRTAVRDPGTRTDLRWMAAYYVYGALVVLALPLWPLGLVVDGVGCGLLRRRAVVLPLIVRLADVEANWSTALLRPSPQALLAARVERLTATRADAVAAHGAELRRIERDLHDGAQARLVSLSMRIGLAKRVYDRDPDAARKLLDDAQEQAEEALAELRHVVRGIHPPILTDRGLTGAVRALAAGSDLRVTVDVDGLADDGPRAPAAVEAAGYFVVAESLTNAARHSGSPTATVRLARTRRGLRVSVTDEGRGGVDELSAAGAPGRGATDGGGSGLLGVRRRVAALDGTVRVSSPVGGPTVIEVELPCVW, encoded by the coding sequence ATGCGGGCGACGATGCGGAAGGCCGGGCGCGCGACGGTCCATCTCCTGGTCGCGGCCGCGATGGCCTTCGGGATGTACCTCTTCATCACCGTGCTGCTGATCACCGCCGTCGGCACCCTCGCGGTGATCGGCTGCTGGCTGCTGCCGGAGACGGTGATCCTGCTGCGGCGTATCGCCGGGGCCAAGCGAGGCCTGACCGCCGCCCGGACCGGGCGGGAGATCCCCGAGGCCTACCGCACCATCGACGGGCCGCTGACCGAGCGGCTGCGCACCGCGGTCCGCGATCCCGGCACCCGAACCGACCTGCGCTGGATGGCCGCCTACTACGTCTACGGCGCACTGGTCGTGCTCGCGCTGCCGCTGTGGCCCCTCGGGCTCGTCGTGGACGGCGTGGGCTGCGGGCTGCTGCGCCGGCGGGCCGTCGTCCTGCCGTTGATCGTGCGCCTGGCGGACGTGGAGGCGAACTGGTCGACCGCGTTGCTGCGACCGTCGCCGCAGGCGCTGCTGGCGGCCCGGGTCGAGCGGCTGACCGCGACCCGGGCCGACGCGGTCGCCGCGCACGGCGCCGAGCTGCGCCGGATCGAGCGGGACCTGCACGACGGGGCGCAGGCGCGGCTGGTGTCGCTGTCGATGCGGATCGGGCTGGCCAAGCGCGTCTACGACCGTGATCCGGACGCCGCCCGCAAGCTGCTGGACGACGCCCAGGAGCAGGCCGAGGAGGCGCTGGCCGAGCTGCGGCACGTGGTGCGCGGCATCCATCCGCCGATCCTGACCGACCGCGGGCTGACCGGTGCGGTGCGGGCGCTGGCCGCCGGCAGCGATCTGCGGGTCACCGTCGACGTGGACGGCTTGGCGGACGACGGTCCTCGGGCGCCCGCGGCGGTCGAGGCGGCCGGCTACTTCGTGGTGGCCGAGTCCCTCACCAACGCGGCAAGGCACAGCGGCTCCCCCACCGCCACGGTCCGGCTCGCACGGACCAGGAGGGGGCTGCGGGTCTCCGTCACCGACGAGGGCCGCGGCGGGGTGGACGAACTGAGCGCGGCCGGCGCACCCGGGCGCGGCGCCACGGACGGGGGCGGCTCGGGTCTGCTCGGAGTGCGGCGGCGGGTCGCGGCGCTCGACGGGACCGTACGGGTGTCGAGTCCGGTCGGAGGGCCCACGGTGATCGAGGTGGAGCTGCCGTGCGTGTGGTGA
- a CDS encoding TetR/AcrR family transcriptional regulator: MAGRTLREEQAGATRELLLTAAERLFAEHGVYAVSNRQVSEAAGQGNNTAVGYHFGTKTDLVRAIVRRHSTRIEEIRARLVADLTDPDEVRGWVDCLVRPSLEHLAALGSPTWYARFCAQVVADPALHRIMVEEALTSPSLQTIIDGLNRCLPDLPAEVRAERGEMVRHLIVHVAAERERALAEHTPTPRATWDDAATGLTDAVVGMWLAPVTPGARP; this comes from the coding sequence ATGGCAGGCAGGACACTGCGGGAGGAACAGGCGGGCGCGACCAGGGAGCTGCTCCTGACCGCGGCCGAGCGGCTCTTCGCCGAGCACGGGGTGTACGCCGTGTCCAACCGCCAGGTCAGCGAGGCCGCCGGGCAGGGCAACAACACCGCGGTCGGCTACCACTTCGGCACCAAGACCGACCTCGTCCGCGCCATCGTCCGCCGGCACTCGACGCGCATCGAGGAGATCCGCGCCCGGCTGGTCGCCGACCTGACCGACCCGGACGAGGTGCGCGGCTGGGTGGACTGCCTGGTCCGGCCCTCCCTCGAACACCTCGCCGCGCTCGGCAGCCCCACCTGGTACGCGCGGTTCTGCGCCCAGGTCGTCGCCGACCCCGCGCTGCACCGGATCATGGTCGAGGAGGCCCTCACCTCCCCGTCCCTCCAGACGATCATCGACGGCCTCAACCGGTGCCTGCCCGACCTCCCGGCCGAGGTCCGCGCCGAACGCGGCGAGATGGTCCGCCATCTGATCGTCCACGTGGCCGCCGAGCGCGAACGCGCCCTCGCCGAGCACACCCCCACGCCCCGGGCCACCTGGGACGACGCGGCGACGGGCCTCACCGACGCCGTCGTCGGCATGTGGCTGGCGCCCGTGACGCCGGGAGCACGACCGTGA
- a CDS encoding response regulator transcription factor codes for MNTGWAAPPRDAGNRATGHHRPADDRRPVAAPPAERLARGAGQHVLVVAGDPDIAELLTTTLELAGYRISLTGTGAEAVARVVERRFDLVVFDTDVPDQGDFDRERRPELPYRPPVLLLTECESLGRLVPELGPGRRDYVTKPFRIAEVLARIQVLLRDARPGRPRGNPLHYGDLVLDDTVCRARRGTRALDLTPAEYRLLRQLLVNAQRVLSKEQIGRHVWGDHRGDNAIEQLVSRLRRKVDRDAPALIHTRRGFGYWLGGSDAAA; via the coding sequence ATGAACACCGGTTGGGCGGCGCCCCCAAGGGATGCGGGGAACCGCGCGACCGGCCACCACCGGCCCGCGGACGATCGACGCCCCGTCGCGGCACCGCCGGCGGAGCGCCTGGCGCGCGGCGCCGGCCAGCACGTCCTGGTCGTCGCCGGCGACCCCGACATCGCCGAGCTCCTCACGACCACGCTGGAGTTGGCCGGCTACCGGATCAGCCTCACCGGCACCGGCGCCGAGGCCGTCGCACGTGTCGTCGAGCGGCGCTTCGACCTGGTCGTCTTCGACACCGACGTACCGGACCAGGGGGACTTCGACCGGGAGCGCCGGCCCGAACTGCCGTACCGCCCGCCCGTGCTGCTGCTCACCGAGTGCGAGTCCCTGGGCCGTCTCGTGCCCGAACTCGGCCCGGGGAGACGGGACTACGTCACCAAGCCCTTCCGGATCGCCGAGGTCCTCGCCCGGATCCAGGTCCTGCTGCGCGACGCCCGCCCGGGCCGGCCCAGGGGCAATCCACTGCACTACGGCGACCTCGTCCTGGACGACACCGTGTGCCGGGCGCGACGGGGGACAAGGGCGCTCGACCTGACGCCCGCGGAGTACCGGCTGCTGCGCCAGCTCCTGGTCAACGCGCAACGTGTGCTGTCCAAGGAGCAGATCGGCCGCCACGTCTGGGGCGACCACCGCGGCGACAACGCCATCGAGCAACTCGTCTCGCGGCTGCGCCGCAAGGTGGACCGGGACGCCCCGGCACTGATCCACACCCGCCGCGGCTTCGGCTACTGGCTGGGCGGATCCGACGCCGCTGCCTGA
- a CDS encoding cytochrome P450, whose amino-acid sequence MADTLTGRTSEAPDAVPEFPMPRQSRCPFDPPPSLKDLQREGPLAKVRLWDGSESWLVTRYAEQRALLGDPRVSADTDRPGYPTKASPEAGEGKLSFIMMDDPEHARLRRMVTAPFAVKKVEALRPAVQRIVDGLIDDLLAGPAPVDLVDAFALPIPSLVICELLGVPYEEHDFFQEHTRTMVRTTATPEERGAASREVAGYLAGVVGKRIAEPRGDLLSSIAGRVTAGELTHQQATEMALLLLIAGHETTANMIALGTLALLQHPDQLALLRESDDPRLVASAVEELLRYLHITHLGRRRAVTEDIEIAGRLIKAGEGVIMVNEIGNRDPEAFADPDRLDITRDARRHVAFGFGVHQCLGQPLARMELQVVYGTLYKRIPTLKLAGDLRDVRFKTDAFIYGVHELPVSW is encoded by the coding sequence ATGGCCGACACCCTCACCGGTCGCACGTCCGAGGCACCGGACGCCGTTCCCGAGTTCCCCATGCCCAGGCAGTCCCGCTGCCCCTTCGACCCGCCGCCCTCGCTGAAGGACCTTCAGCGGGAGGGCCCGCTCGCCAAGGTGCGGCTGTGGGACGGCAGCGAGTCATGGCTCGTGACCCGGTACGCCGAGCAGCGCGCCCTGCTGGGCGACCCGCGCGTCAGCGCCGACACCGACCGGCCGGGCTACCCGACCAAGGCCAGTCCCGAGGCCGGCGAGGGCAAGCTCAGCTTCATCATGATGGACGACCCCGAGCACGCCCGGCTGCGCCGGATGGTCACCGCGCCGTTCGCCGTCAAGAAGGTCGAGGCGCTGCGCCCCGCCGTGCAGCGCATCGTGGACGGCCTGATCGACGACTTGCTGGCCGGCCCCGCCCCGGTGGACCTCGTGGACGCGTTCGCCCTGCCGATCCCTTCACTGGTCATCTGCGAACTGCTGGGCGTGCCCTACGAGGAGCACGACTTCTTCCAGGAACACACCAGGACCATGGTCCGTACGACCGCCACACCCGAGGAGCGCGGAGCGGCGAGCCGTGAGGTCGCCGGCTACCTCGCCGGAGTCGTGGGCAAGCGGATCGCCGAGCCGAGGGGCGATCTGCTGTCGAGCATCGCGGGCCGCGTCACCGCCGGTGAACTCACCCACCAGCAGGCGACCGAGATGGCCCTGCTCCTGCTGATCGCCGGCCACGAGACCACCGCGAACATGATCGCCCTCGGCACCCTGGCCCTACTCCAACACCCCGACCAGCTGGCCCTCCTGCGCGAGTCCGACGATCCGAGACTCGTCGCCTCCGCGGTCGAGGAACTCCTGCGCTACCTGCACATCACCCACCTCGGCCGACGCCGGGCGGTGACCGAGGACATCGAGATCGCCGGCCGGCTGATCAAGGCCGGCGAGGGCGTCATCATGGTCAACGAGATCGGCAACCGTGACCCCGAGGCCTTCGCCGACCCCGACCGCCTCGACATCACCCGCGACGCCCGCCGCCATGTCGCCTTCGGCTTCGGCGTCCACCAGTGCCTGGGCCAGCCGCTGGCCCGCATGGAACTCCAGGTCGTCTACGGCACCCTCTACAAGCGCATCCCGACGCTGAAGCTCGCCGGCGACCTCCGGGACGTCCGCTTCAAGACCGACGCGTTCATCTACGGCGTCCACGAACTGCCCGTCTCCTGGTGA
- a CDS encoding ferredoxin, with the protein MKVELEADKCVASGQCVLAAMDVFDQDDDGIAVLLDERPADENLDGVREAVAICPAAAIRLVDQ; encoded by the coding sequence ATGAAGGTGGAGCTGGAGGCCGACAAGTGCGTCGCGTCCGGGCAGTGCGTGCTCGCCGCGATGGACGTGTTCGACCAGGACGACGACGGCATCGCGGTCCTGCTCGACGAGCGGCCCGCCGACGAGAACCTGGACGGCGTCCGCGAAGCCGTGGCGATCTGCCCGGCAGCCGCGATCCGGCTGGTCGACCAGTGA
- a CDS encoding NAD(P)/FAD-dependent oxidoreductase, with protein MRRIVVVGASAAGLAAAETLRREGYDGTLTLVGDEPLAPYDRPPLSKQLLAGEWEPGRLDLRTPDDLAGLDLDLRLGVPATGLRPADTEVDLGDGSSVPYDGLIIATGVRPRRLPGAGGHVLRTLDDAMRLRERLAPGRRLVVVGAGFLGGEAAAVARRLGCEVTLLEPAPVPLAHAVGARVGEMLTDAHRERGVDLRCGVTVTEVTGHGVRLADGELVEADEVLTAVGSMPNTDWLVGSGLTVGDGVVCDEYCGAARDVCAAGDVARWFNPLFGRSMRIEHRTNAAEQGMAAARNLLRPEARKPFAPVPYFWSDQYDMKIQAYGYLRGHDEVAVVEGDVAERRFVAVYRTGDRVAGALAVGVPPRELRRWRQAIATGVRWREAVQIDAVAN; from the coding sequence GTGAGGCGGATCGTCGTCGTGGGTGCCTCGGCCGCCGGACTCGCGGCGGCCGAGACGCTCCGCCGCGAGGGCTACGACGGCACTCTCACCCTCGTCGGCGACGAACCGCTCGCCCCCTACGACCGCCCGCCCCTGTCCAAGCAACTGCTGGCCGGCGAGTGGGAACCCGGGCGGCTGGACCTGCGTACCCCCGACGACCTTGCCGGACTCGACCTCGACCTGCGGCTCGGCGTCCCCGCGACGGGCCTGCGGCCCGCCGACACCGAGGTGGACCTGGGCGACGGCTCGTCGGTGCCGTACGACGGCCTGATCATCGCCACCGGGGTGCGTCCGCGCCGGCTGCCCGGTGCGGGCGGGCACGTGCTGCGCACCCTGGACGACGCGATGCGGCTGCGGGAGCGACTGGCTCCGGGCAGGAGACTCGTCGTGGTCGGCGCCGGGTTCCTCGGGGGCGAGGCCGCCGCCGTGGCCCGACGGCTGGGCTGCGAGGTGACGCTCCTCGAACCCGCCCCCGTGCCGCTCGCCCATGCCGTCGGCGCGCGGGTCGGCGAGATGCTGACGGACGCCCATCGGGAACGGGGCGTGGACCTGCGCTGCGGGGTCACCGTGACCGAGGTGACCGGGCACGGGGTGCGGTTGGCCGACGGTGAACTCGTCGAGGCGGACGAGGTGTTGACCGCCGTCGGCTCGATGCCCAACACCGACTGGCTCGTCGGCAGCGGGCTCACCGTCGGCGACGGCGTCGTCTGCGACGAGTACTGCGGGGCCGCACGCGATGTCTGCGCCGCCGGGGACGTCGCCCGCTGGTTCAACCCGCTGTTCGGCCGCTCGATGCGCATCGAGCACCGCACCAACGCCGCCGAGCAGGGCATGGCCGCCGCCCGCAACCTGCTGCGTCCCGAGGCACGCAAGCCGTTCGCGCCGGTGCCGTATTTCTGGTCCGACCAGTACGACATGAAGATCCAGGCGTACGGGTATCTGCGCGGGCACGACGAAGTGGCCGTGGTCGAGGGCGATGTGGCCGAGCGCCGGTTCGTCGCTGTCTATCGCACCGGGGACCGGGTTGCCGGGGCGCTCGCGGTGGGGGTGCCGCCGAGGGAGCTCCGCCGGTGGCGCCAGGCCATCGCCACGGGGGTGAGGTGGCGGGAGGCGGTGCAGATCGATGCGGTCGCAAATTAA
- a CDS encoding MarR family winged helix-turn-helix transcriptional regulator, translating into MSTTPLPELPDSPVSSEVVEIERALTRITYLSTRARQHERLMALAGVPLDRAAVALLRQVADSEPLRPGELAARLGVEASHVTRTVQQLQKTGYVTRVPDPQDRRAQRIELTESGRRAIVRVRDAGARGMQLALADWTPEELRQLATLFHRMVDDFLAHAIDDDGEQ; encoded by the coding sequence ATGTCCACCACACCGCTCCCCGAACTCCCCGACAGCCCCGTGTCCTCGGAAGTGGTCGAGATCGAGCGTGCGCTCACCCGGATCACCTATCTGAGTACGCGTGCCAGGCAGCACGAGCGGCTGATGGCCCTGGCCGGGGTGCCGCTGGACCGGGCGGCCGTGGCGCTGCTGCGTCAGGTCGCCGACTCGGAGCCGTTGCGGCCGGGGGAGTTGGCCGCGCGGTTGGGTGTGGAGGCGTCGCATGTCACGCGTACGGTGCAGCAGTTGCAGAAGACCGGGTACGTCACCCGTGTTCCGGATCCGCAGGACCGCCGGGCCCAGCGGATCGAGCTGACCGAGTCCGGGCGCCGGGCCATCGTCCGGGTTCGGGACGCGGGGGCCCGCGGTATGCAGCTGGCGTTGGCCGACTGGACGCCGGAGGAGTTGCGGCAGTTGGCCACGCTGTTCCATCGCATGGTCGACGACTTTCTGGCGCATGCGATCGACGACGACGGTGAGCAGTAG